In Physeter macrocephalus isolate SW-GA unplaced genomic scaffold, ASM283717v5 random_758, whole genome shotgun sequence, the genomic stretch CAGGAATAGAAGAAGATAATTACTGTGTGAGGAAGGGAACAAGGTGACGAGGTGGACTTAGATGGAGATGTCAGGGAGATCTTTCTGTGGGAGGCAGGGTGTGAGCCTGTGTGTTCACTGTTGTGAGTTGGATTGCATGGGCTGTATGTAGGGCAGAGCCTGGCAACATCTTTTCCCCAGGGAGGGACCCTAAAGACCATGAGAAGGAGAACCTGAGGCGGATCAGGGAGATCCAGAGGCGCTTCCGTGCGCAGGAGCACAGCCGGGAGCAGGACCAGTCCAGGCCCCTGAAGGCTCTCTGGCGCGCACCCAAGTATGACAAAGTGGAGTCCCATGTCAAGGCCCAGCTGCAGGTACCTGCCTCAGGCAGCCAGAAGTATTGCCCATCTTTTTGGCAATTATACTCTGATCTGAGTTATGAGGAGGGAGGAAAACCGCAGGGGACTAAGGTAACAGGGGACTAAGAGATAGCTGGTTCTGCtgcagagtggggctggggggcttTCTCAGAAGTGATGATGGCTGGGTGATTCTGAGGGGCGGGTAGGAATTAGGCCAGGGGAGGATGGAGGAGAACATTCTATAGAGATGGAAGCTCACGGATAGAAGTCCTAAGACCAGAGGGAGTGTGGGCAGTCGGTATGCTGTGTTCAATTCACTGTGAGGGAAGAAGAGCGTGAGGTTAGGCCAAGAAGTCACCTGTACCCACATCATAAAGGGCCACATAATCCACTTCGTACCTTTATTTCTAAGGACAATgggaagggtgggggcaggggtatGTATGGTGGTAGGATTCTGTCTTGGGTAGATAGTGGCACCACTTCTCTATCCACGGGTCTGAGACAGAGAGGCAGGATTGAGAGAAAAGACAATAAGGTCATATGTGGATGTGTTGAATCAGAAGCATTTGTGGGACTCGCAGGGAGTGGGAATGTGTCCAGCAAGCAGATGGAGAATCAGGTGTGGATGTCAGGAGTGAGACCCAGGAGTTATTGAGGATCTGGCTGAGGACGATGAGACCAGGGAAGTGACCCTGGATTTGAGGGCTTGGAGACCAGCTGTTGGTGACCTTGATGGGGACAGAGCCAGAAATCTTGgctaggaaggaaagaaaaaagaaatggtggcTGAAGCCAGGACTGAGATAGAAGGAGgggtgtttgttttcttaaagatGTGAGAAACACACATTTAAATGCTGATGAGGAGAAGTGCTCCTTCAAGAAGAAGGAGGCCAGTCCCAGAGGACTCGTGATAGAAAAAGATCCTGAAAGGCAGGAAGGGCAGAGGCTTGGTCTTATGGCTTGAGACCCTGACCTCAGCCTGACTGATCCCTCTGCTATGCCTTGGCCTACAGGAGCCCGGCCCTGCCTCTGGGACAGAGCCTGCCCACTTCTTGCGGGCACATTCCCGTTGCGGCCCTGGGTTCCCACCACCCCGTGTCCCCAGTCCCCAGCTAACCCCACCAGGTCCCAATGCTAAGGTGAGAGGATGTGTGAGGGCTGGGAGGTAGGGCAGGGATCCTGGGGAGGTTCAGGGGCACAACACAGTGCTGTCTACTTCATCATGCTTGCCATGTCCTGCAGGGCCCAGGCCCAAGTGTGGACTTCATTACCCACAATGCTCGCACTGCCAAGAGGGCCCCCCGGCGTCATTCTCGCTCGCTGCAAGTCCTGGCACAGGTGCTGGAGCGGCAACGGCAGGCCCAGGAGCACTACAACGCCACACAGAAGGGTCACGTGCCCCATTAGTAGGTCCTACTGCCCAACACCCAGGGTAAGGGATGCTTATGGTGGGTGGGAGCCAACATCTGCCTTGGGATCATCAATCCTGAGTCTGTTGCATCGCAGCTTGTTGGAGCGCAGGGATCTGTGGCGGCAGGAGGCTGAGGCCCGTCAGCACAGCCAGCCGGACCCGGCCATGCCCCCTGGCCACACTTGCATGCCTGAGAACCAGCGGCTGGAGACACTGAGCAATCTGCTCCAGAGTGAGTATGTGGCCAAAGGGAGCTGGATGGGGAACCCACTGGGGACCATGCACCCCTGCCCCGCACTTACTGTTCCTGGGGCCCCTGTAGGCCAGAGCCAGCTGCTGCGTGAGCTGGTGCTGCTGCCTGCTGGGGCAGATTCACTGAGAGCCCAGAGCCATCGTGCTGAGCTGGACCGGAAGCTGGTGCAGGTAGAGGAGGCCATCAAGATCTTTTCCCGCCCCAAGGTCTTTGTGAAGATAGATGCCTGAGCTCTTTTATGGGGATAGAGTCAGGGGTCTCACTGCGGATCGCTACATGGTTGTAAAGGGCAGGACTGGGCCCCATCATAGAGTGGAGTTCGAAGACAGGAGCAGTGGGGTGAGCAGTATCCCCAGAGCACTCTTCCCAGTCACTGGTGGCTATGGAAGGGCCATCCCAGCCTCTTAACCCCTTTGTCAAAATTAAACCTTTTGTACACAGTGGGGTTTGTTTCCATAAGAGCTTTTCTTACCCTAGAAATGCCAAGCCTGGTGTCCCTCCTGCTGCTTGACTACAGGAAGGTTTCTCTGCTGCCCTTATCACTCCTCCACTCCTGCCTCATGTCCAGGCCAGAAGGCAAGATTGTGGGATCAAGGAGGAGGCTAGGGCTGGGAAACAGAAGGACCATAACTGCATTTGTAGAAAACCTTTAATGTTCCCCAGACTGATAAGGCCCCGTGAGCAAGCTAAAAAAccccactggggaagtccctgccatGTCCCGGCAGCCTGGAAGGGCAAGGGGCTGCATCTTTGCCTGTCAGAGGCTGAAGCCACTACCATCTCCTTGAATGCTACTCCCCCAGCCAGAGCTGGCCTGCTCCTGATCAtccagggagggcagagagctgcGGGCATCAGGAAGTAGGCGGCTTGGGCGCAGGTCCCAGCATGGAGGCCCCTGAGACAGCCCATTGGAACAGGGAGGCTCGCGGTTCTCAATGATCAGATCACTGCTGTCATCGTCGCTATCAGGCTcagcaggcccaggcccagcagaAGGAGGCCCTGTCAGACGCCCAGATGCCCCACGCACCACATTATTGCGCTGATTGGCTGGCTTGACAGTGACAATGAGGTTGTGGCTGTTCGCAACCATCATGTCCGTCACTTGGTCCAAGGTCTTCCCAGCTACCTCAATGCCATTGACCTCGAGGATCTCATCACTGACTGCCAGCAGCCCTGTACTCTCAGCCAGGCCCCCTCGTACCAGGCGGGAGATGAAGATGCCTGGAACCCGTTCCAGGCCCTGGGGAGCTACGCGCACACTCATGCCATCTCGGATGTAGAAACCCAGGGGGCGGTCGGAACCGTGCTTATGCAGCCGCACCCGTCGGTGGGTCTCAGGCAGTAGGTCCACATCTATGACGGAAGAAACCTGGCGGAAATCTTGTGGCAGGCTGATTAGCAGGGGTGGCCGTGTGCGCAGGGGTGCCACTGGCCGAAGTAGGAGCCCTTTCTTGCGCCGCTGCAGGGAGTTGGAGGCAAAGGCCAGGTCACTGGAATCAGCTTCTGCTGCAGGAGAGGGGGACGCTGAGATCAGAGACCATGCTTTCCCATTTGGGCCCTTTTCCATTAGGCCAAGGCCTGAGGGAAGGGGGTACTGTAGCTATTTCCTGCCACTTGGAGGTCAGGCCAAGGGCAGGGACTGCAGAGGGTGAAGCCTGGGCACACTGGGCATGGAGTAACCCTTGTAGACTTGCCCTGTCACCCTACCCCACAGAGGCTGCCCACTGTACCCCATCCTCCTCACCCCGCTTCTGCACTAGCAGGCGCAGCGGCGGGGGCCCACTGGCCAGGGCCCGGTGCAGGCTGTCGTCGTTGGTGAGGGGCAGTAGGTTGCCGTGAGCATCCGTATAGCCAAGCAGCACGTCCAGGCCCGGGATCTGGTGTACCGCACGCAGCAACCGAGAGAACTCTTGGAAGCCGCTCACCGAAGCGCGGGGCAGCGCGAAGCGTCGGAACTCGGCATCAAACtggaggccggggtgggggtgggggcggggaggggttaGGATGGAGTCCGTGCCCTTTCTCACCACAGGTCCGAAGGTGGCAGGGGTGAGAAAGACAGGGGGGCTTCACAACAGCTGCAGCCTTGCACCCAGTACAAGGGACGCTGTCCAaggtcttctcccctccctccaggtaCCCAGGCCACAGAGGGACTCTTGAGGCCGGCAGTAGAAGGAAGGAGGATGGATGGGGGAAAGCGAGAAGAAAAGCCGGAGAATGGGACGTGGAggatggaggagaggaaaaggtgGTGGGGACCAAGGAGCCAGGAAGGGGAGAATGAAGGAATTGGAAGCGCCTAGGGCTGAGGCCGGAGCCGGGGCTGGAGGGGCCCTTACTTTGCTCTTCACCTCGACGATGCTGTCGGGACTGCGTGCCGGAGTCCTCTGCGGCCTGGCCATGGCGGGGCCAGGCGGGCCGGGGATGATGCCCCAGGCGGACCGCCGAGGCGCAGGTGCACAGCCCGGCCGGCCCGCGCCGCCCCGCCCCTGGCGGTAGCACTCGCCCCACCCTCCTGTCCGGATCGTGACGTCAAGGGGTCAGCGACGGGGAGTTGAACGCGGAGTCCACGTTTCCTAGGAAACGGAGATAAGGGTGGGAGAATCTTTGCGTCCTCCTACGTCATTACGCTACAGTCTCCGCGTCGCGGGAATCTGGGGGAGGGGCTTGGCCAATCAGAGCGGAGAGAGAgggaagtatttgttgaatgctgtgaactttttttttaatttatcatgttaatctttttaaaaattaattatttttttggctgtgttgggtcttcgttgctgggcgcgggttttctctagttgccgtaagcgggggctaccctttcgTCGCAGTGggcaggcttcccattgcggtggcttctcgttgtggagcacgggctccagtagttgtggctcacgggctctagagcgcaggctcagtggttgtggcgcacaggcttagttgctcagcggcatgtaggatcccggaccagggttcgaacccgtgtcccctgcattggcaggcggattattaaccactgcgccaccagggaagcgtgAATGCTATGTACGTTTATTTCCAGTGGCCTAACAAGACTGTGTTTTtgtagatgagggaactgagtcaCAACAAATAATTGATGAACTCCTTGGGGTCACAGGCGTTGAAGTGGCTTTGAGCCACCCACTCGGACCACCCTTGGCTGCAGCCTCAGGCCCCAGATCCCTCCCACTCCATCGGAGCCAGCCCTTGGCCCCTTCCTGCCCAGTGCCACAGGAGTCTTGAAGAACGGCGCAAACGCCCGGCCGCTGCTTGGAGAGATGCTCGGGTAAGAGTAAGCAGGACAGCATACAGTTGAACCAACACGGGTCTGCAGACAAGTTCCCGAATAGGACGCGCTCGTGCGCACGCGCGGGCACGCTCATGGGCGGGACCTCGACCTTAGGTCCCGCCCAGCCGCCGTACGTTTCCTCTTCCGAGGAGAGGCGGGGCCGCAGCGCCCGCGGGAAACGCGGGCCAGGGTTGCTCGGCTGGCTACCGCGGCGGGAATGGCAGGCTTGGGGAGTCTGGTCCTAAGGCCTTGGATTCGAGAGCTGGTTCTAGGGTCAGAGGCACTCTCAAGCCCGCGGGCGGGGCAGCTGCTCAAGGTGAGTCCCTACCCCCTTCTCAGGGCCCGGAGACCAGTGCTGGGCCCCGGGCGGTGGGTTTGACGCAGGTCGTCGCCGTCAGGTACTGAAGGAGGGCGAGGCCCCGGGCCCGTCCCGCGCTCCCGACATGTCTGAAGGGGCCACGCTACTTGTGTCCGACGGGACCCACAGTATCCGATGCTTGGTGACGCGGGAGGCTCTGAACGCCTCGGACTGGTGAGAGAGGCTCCGCGGAGCCTGGGAAGATTGGAATCCGGTGGGAGAGCACGAGCCTTGAGCCCGAAGTGGGCGGGTTTCAGGCGGGCGGGTCCCAGGCGGGCGGGCCCCAGGCGGGCGGGGCAGTGTTCAGGCAAGCGCGTTAGTGAGGATCGCTCTCGCTGTAGGGAGGAGAAGGAGTTCGGCTTTCGAGGGGCAGAAGGCCGGCTGCTGCTACTGCAAAACTGCGAGGTCCGCGTCCAAGTCGCCGAGGGAGGCGCGGTGAGTGGTGAGGCTGGCTTGGGTGGGTTACTGGGCCCGACTTCCTGACAACTCCTGAGACCGGGTCCCTGAACTCACTCCTCCAGCCCTCGGAGTTCTACCTCCAGGTGGACCGCTTCAGCCTCCTGCCCACGGAGCAGCCCCGGGAACGGGTGACTGGTTGGTAAGCGATGCCTCCACCCTCCAGCTGTACTCCCCACCCAGGCCTGGCTGGCGCTGGCACAGGCCTTGGGCTCCTAGTTATATCGACTGCCTACTACTTCTCCTTCCCAGCAACCAGGACCCGGATGTGCGGAAAAAGCTCTATGACTGCTTGGAGTGAGTTTGGGGTTGGGCTCTTGGGTCAGGTGTGGTTCAGTCAGGGAATGGCAAATCTGTGTTATCAGACAGGCTTCAGGATTTTTCCTCAGGCTTGTTCCCTCTGTTTCTCTAGGGAGCATCTTTCAGAGTCCACCTCCCCCAGTGCAGGTACTTATAGGGGTTGGCCAGTTGCCCTAACTCCCTGTAGAGTGATCTCTCCAGCCATCACCCCCCTGCTTCCTTAATAAGCCCTTCTCCCCCCGCCACACCCGTTCCTCTTCTTTGAGTTTCAGCGCATCCCCCGGTCCTCTGTCCCTAGGCCTTTCACTGTCCCAACTTCTGGATGAGGTAGAGGAGGACCAGGAGCATCGGGGGGCGCTAGTGAGCCTGGCTGAGAGCTGTCTGATGCTGGCAGGCCCTTGCACAGCACCCCCCCTCACCCGCTGGGCGGCCTCACGCTGCAGAGCCACGGTCAGTCTGGGGCTTCTCTTGGGAAATGTCGGAGTGGGGAGCTGGGCAAGGGCCAAACTGAATGTTCTTATCCTACAGGGAGAAGCTGTGTACTCTGTCCCCAGCCTATGGCTGCACATCTCTGAGAATGACCAGCAAATCCTGAGCTCTCTGGGCCCAGGTCAGAGGGCACAGGGTAAGGAGGACTGGAGAGGTCAAGAGGGGAGTGCCTGCGTGCCCAGTGCCCTCCGTGCTGATAAGCCTCCCCTGACCGCCAGGCCCTGAGCTACCCCCACCACACCCGGCTCTACAGGACCTATCGCTGACTCtcatctcctctcctccttcctcaccgAGTTCCTCAGGTAAGCTGGTGCTTAGGCCCCATGTTCTTGGTGCTGTCTATCATTTAGATGCCTGGGCTACACAGGTTGTTGTGAAAGGGTGCACAGCTGGGTCGGGGGGTGAACACAGTTCCTGCAGGCCTATGTTCACAGGTCATTCAGCTAGTCTGAGCTGAGAGATCTGTGCTCATGGTGAGTCCCCTTCCTCCTCAGGAACCCCTGCCCTACCCAGCCACATGCTGTCAGAGGAAAGTGGTGCCAGTATCAGCCTTCTGCCTGCCTTGCCCTTGGCTGCTCCAGACCCAGCGCAGAAgggcagctcccagcccctgtcAGCCACCTGCTCAGCCCAcggccccctgccccccagttcCCTACACCCCAGCCATGTACCCAACTCCCCACCCCTGAGCTGCACCCCAAGTCTGTCACCCCTTGGCCATGTCCCCAGTCTACACCAGGCCCATGTAACCATGGCCCAGAGACCTAGTCTGGAGTTCAAGGAGCTGGGGTTACCCCCCAAGACCTGGCAGCACTCTCCAAGAACAAGAACCACCAAGGGAGCCCTGGAGTCCAGCCCTGTCTGGGTGAGCACAGCACCCCTTACAACTGGAGGGTAGaatggggctgggctgggggtagCCTTGGATGAGGTTAGGGGCTTTTCTGGCCCCTCTCCAGACACCATACCCCCCGCTTCAGGACCCCGCAAAGAGGCATCGTGACGGTTCTGCCTTCCAATATGAGTACGAgccaccctgcccctccctgtgtGCCCAGGTCCAAGCTGCCAGGTGAGTGCCTGGGGGTGCCCCCACTCTCTTGGTTACCCGTCCCAGTCTCCACTGGCCTACAACCATGGTTCTCTTCCCAGGCTCCCTCCCCAGCTTGTGGCCTGGGCCTTGCACTTTCTGATGGAGCCACAGCCCGAAGCTGAACTAACCCAGGTGTGAGGGGTCATGTGAGCACGTGGGAGGATGCGTGCACAGGTCCGTGCCTGGGGGTGGATAAACAGGGTTTCACACCAGCTTCCTTgaagttttttaataaaataatctcaTGCGGCAGGAAAGGAGAAGGTCAGGGGTTGGGGCCGCCGCCTCTTTGGTCTGTGGCTGGGGATGGTGGGCTCCGCTCAGGGCCCGAGGGCTCTGTAGACTGTGGGGGTAGAGGCTCGGCTCCGAGGCCAGATCCTGcacagggagagggggagagaggaagggtcaGGACTGGACTGAGCAGTCCTGCCGCCCACCCAACTGGCTCCAGCCCCCTTTACCTATGCTTGGAGATGGAGGCGCCTCAAGCTTTGGCCTGCGCTTGAGGACAGGGGAGCGCTGCAGCCGCAGGGGCCGTTCTGAGGGATACAGAAAGACTTGGGGAGGGTTGCTAAGGGCTTGCTGCCTGTCCTCGACCCCCACGCACACTTGCCTTcagagcctccccctcccccggcatCCTCCCACCCGTGGCAGAGGTTGCTCTTGTGGAGGTAGAGCCAGGGCTAGTAGGAAGGGCTTCTCAGACCCTTGCTCCTGGCCTCTGGCTCCCTGATTTCTCAACCCCTCACGCCACTGGTGGCCCCCTCCGAGGACCAGAGCCTCGAAGAGAGCCCACCCTCCCGCATCTCCTCCTGcactcaagcacacatggaagtGTCTCCCCTCACCAACAGGGGCCTGGAGCTGGTCCTCATGCACAGACACTGCTCGTCGCCCCGCCAAGAGAGGCCTCGGCCTCAGCTGGCCATCTGGGGGAGGCCAGGGTATCAGGGTATGGTCCCAACAGCTGCCCCCCCCCCCTCCAGCCCTTGCCTCCCACCTTCAGGGTCCCCAGAGGAGCTGAGTTCCCAGCAGGGACTCCTCCAGGCCCTAGCCCAGTATTGGTTGGGGGCTAGGGTACCTGCTTACCTTCATTCCTGGAGCCTAAGCAAGAATCCTCTGGGAGGCCCAGGCTGTCTGGAGAGGGGCTGGCTCTTCGGGGGCTTGGGctgggacaaggggagggggggCCTGGACCATCCTGTTGACCCCAACCCCGGCTCCTGAGCTCTGCATTCAGCTGCTGCCCTAGTGTCTTCCAGGTGGCAGACTCGGGCCCCTGGCCCCCTGGCCCAGGTCTGCATGAAGGGTCTGCAGGGAGAAAGGTGTCAGCCAAGACCTGGGCCAGGTGTCGGAGGGGAACCTGACCAATGGTCTGATCCCCTCCAGCCTGTCCCTGCATGACCCCCAACATACACAGTGGCCCTCACTCACCAGCAGACACAGAGTGGGTGCGGGACTTGATCGAGATGGGAGGGGCCTCCGTGGAACTGTCCATAATGTCACCTgcaaaggcagggctgggggcttaGGCTTAGTGAGGGGAAGAAAAACATGGCTATTCCCACTCTTGTGCCAGGGAGAGCAAACCGCCTGGGGACTATCTCCTCCTCCCCAAAAATGGACTGCCCTAGCCCAGGGTCCCACTTACCATCCGAGCCAGCCTTCTTGATCTCTCCATCTTTGCTCTGTAGGAAATAGGGAAGTTAAGCTTGATCCTGTCCCACCCTTGTGCTAGCCTTgtccttttattcattctttttataaccGCCACTAAATGCCCCCCGGGGGCTGGGCAAGAACATGGCAAACCCAGTCCTGGTCCTCTTGGAGCTCAGTCTGTGATGGTGGACAGTtaacacacagaagcatatgcaAGCACAGACACACAAAGTAATTTCTTAATTCTGTGATTCACTTTCTATACTTTAATGTTTCTAAATTCAAGCTGAGTTTCACTTCATTTGTATTTCGTATCTTCCTGAAGTTATTAAAGGGATAGTCCGTAGGGTGGTGGTTCTTATTAGGAACTGTGATCAGAGAGTGGCATTAGCAGGGGGGCCATGGGAGAGAGTCAAGGAAGGCCCACAGGGAAATAC encodes the following:
- the ENKD1 gene encoding enkurin domain-containing protein 1 isoform X1; this encodes MCEGPSRISGPIPPDPTLCPYHYRRPASAQGRLEGSALKLGLLTPDPDLDATPPRGPRIGPGAREILERGRGGVGGVLLQLGGISLGPGASPKRRDPKDHEKENLRRIREIQRRFRAQEHSREQDQSRPLKALWRAPKYDKVESHVKAQLQEPGPASGTEPAHFLRAHSRCGPGFPPPRVPSPQLTPPGPNAKGPGPSVDFITHNARTAKRAPRRHSRSLQVLAQVLERQRQAQEHYNATQKGHVPHYLLERRDLWRQEAEARQHSQPDPAMPPGHTCMPENQRLETLSNLLQSQSQLLRELVLLPAGADSLRAQSHRAELDRKLVQVEEAIKIFSRPKVFVKIDA
- the ENKD1 gene encoding enkurin domain-containing protein 1 isoform X2 — encoded protein: MCEGPSRISGPIPPDPTLCPYHYRRPASAQGRLEGSALKLGLLTPDPDLDATPPRGPRIGPGAREILERGRGGVGGVLLQLGGISLGPGASPKRRDPKDHEKENLRRIREIQRRFRAQEHSREQDQSRPLKALWRAPKYDKVESHVKAQLQGPGPSVDFITHNARTAKRAPRRHSRSLQVLAQVLERQRQAQEHYNATQKGHVPHYLLERRDLWRQEAEARQHSQPDPAMPPGHTCMPENQRLETLSNLLQSQSQLLRELVLLPAGADSLRAQSHRAELDRKLVQVEEAIKIFSRPKVFVKIDA
- the ACD gene encoding adrenocortical dysplasia protein homolog isoform X3 translates to MAGLGSLVLRPWIRELVLGSEALSSPRAGQLLKVLKEGEAPGPSRAPDMSEGATLLVSDGTHSIRCLVTREALNASDWEEKEFGFRGAEGRLLLLQNCEVRVQVAEGGAPSEFYLQVDRFSLLPTEQPRERVTGCNQDPDVRKKLYDCLEEHLSESTSPSAGLSLSQLLDEVEEDQEHRGALVSLAESCLMLAGPCTAPPLTRWAASRCRATGEAVYSVPSLWLHISENDQQILSSLGPGQRAQGPELPPPHPALQDLSLTLISSPPSSPSSSGTPALPSHMLSEESGASISLLPALPLAAPDPAQKGSSQPLSATCSAHGPLPPSSLHPSHVPNSPPLSCTPSLSPLGHVPSLHQAHVTMAQRPSLEFKELGLPPKTWQHSPRTRTTKGALESSPVWDPAKRHRDGSAFQYEYEPPCPSLCAQVQAARLPPQLVAWALHFLMEPQPEAELTQV
- the ACD gene encoding adrenocortical dysplasia protein homolog isoform X2 — its product is MAGLGSLVLRPWIRELVLGSEALSSPRAGQLLKGGEGVRLSRGRRPAAATAKLRGPRPSRRGRRALGVLPPGGPLQPPAHGAAPGTGDWLVSDASTLQLYSPPRPGWRWHRPWAPSYIDCLLLLLPSNQDPDVRKKLYDCLEEHLSESTSPSAGLSLSQLLDEVEEDQEHRGALVSLAESCLMLAGPCTAPPLTRWAASRCRATGEAVYSVPSLWLHISENDQQILSSLGPGQRAQGPELPPPHPALQDLSLTLISSPPSSPSSSGTPALPSHMLSEESGASISLLPALPLAAPDPAQKGSSQPLSATCSAHGPLPPSSLHPSHVPNSPPLSCTPSLSPLGHVPSLHQAHVTMAQRPSLEFKELGLPPKTWQHSPRTRTTKGALESSPVWDPAKRHRDGSAFQYEYEPPCPSLCAQVQAARLPPQLVAWALHFLMEPQPEAELTQV
- the ACD gene encoding adrenocortical dysplasia protein homolog isoform X1, which codes for MAGLGSLVLRPWIRELVLGSEALSSPRAGQLLKVLKEGEAPGPSRAPDMSEGATLLVSDGTHSIRCLVTREALNASDWEEKEFGFRGAEGRLLLLQNCEVRVQVAEGGAPSEFYLQVDRFSLLPTEQPRERVTGCNQDPDVRKKLYDCLEEHLSESTSPSAGLSLSQLLDEVEEDQEHRGALVSLAESCLMLAGPCTAPPLTRWAASRCRATGEAVYSVPSLWLHISENDQQILSSLGPGPELPPPHPALQDLSLTLISSPPSSPSSSGTPALPSHMLSEESGASISLLPALPLAAPDPAQKGSSQPLSATCSAHGPLPPSSLHPSHVPNSPPLSCTPSLSPLGHVPSLHQAHVTMAQRPSLEFKELGLPPKTWQHSPRTRTTKGALESSPVWDPAKRHRDGSAFQYEYEPPCPSLCAQVQAARLPPQLVAWALHFLMEPQPEAELTQV
- the ENKD1 gene encoding enkurin domain-containing protein 1 isoform X3 — protein: MCEGPSRISGPIPPDPTLCPYHYRRPASGRDPKDHEKENLRRIREIQRRFRAQEHSREQDQSRPLKALWRAPKYDKVESHVKAQLQEPGPASGTEPAHFLRAHSRCGPGFPPPRVPSPQLTPPGPNAKGPGPSVDFITHNARTAKRAPRRHSRSLQVLAQVLERQRQAQEHYNATQKGHVPHYLLERRDLWRQEAEARQHSQPDPAMPPGHTCMPENQRLETLSNLLQSQSQLLRELVLLPAGADSLRAQSHRAELDRKLVQVEEAIKIFSRPKVFVKIDA
- the PARD6A gene encoding partitioning defective 6 homolog alpha, with amino-acid sequence MARPQRTPARSPDSIVEVKSKFDAEFRRFALPRASVSGFQEFSRLLRAVHQIPGLDVLLGYTDAHGNLLPLTNDDSLHRALASGPPPLRLLVQKREADSSDLAFASNSLQRRKKGLLLRPVAPLRTRPPLLISLPQDFRQVSSVIDVDLLPETHRRVRLHKHGSDRPLGFYIRDGMSVRVAPQGLERVPGIFISRLVRGGLAESTGLLAVSDEILEVNGIEVAGKTLDQVTDMMVANSHNLIVTVKPANQRNNVVRGASGRLTGPPSAGPGPAEPDSDDDSSDLIIENREPPCSNGLSQGPPCWDLRPSRLLPDARSSLPSLDDQEQASSGWGSSIQGDGSGFSL